A genomic window from Arthrobacter sp. FW305-BF8 includes:
- a CDS encoding FadR/GntR family transcriptional regulator produces the protein MQTPQAEPSRDSPGSFLERLGLAIADGTLPPRTVLRIDELEAEHKVARSVVREATKVLCSMGMLESRRRLGTVVQEEECWNLYDPQVIRWRLASPGRLDQLRALNELRGAIEPQAARLAAGRISLEDGSELVSLAARLWAAGQGDKQEQFLTLDIEFHAAVLRTSGNPMFSQLHNLVREVLSGRTEHGLVPHLPHHEALQLHVDVASAIQRGEAEAAHAAMSRIVEQSTQEMGDIWSRHQGDPA, from the coding sequence ATGCAAACTCCACAGGCGGAGCCCTCCAGAGATTCGCCCGGGTCGTTTCTGGAACGGCTTGGCCTGGCGATTGCCGACGGCACGCTCCCGCCGCGCACGGTCCTCCGGATCGATGAGCTGGAAGCCGAGCACAAGGTGGCCCGGTCAGTGGTCCGGGAAGCAACGAAAGTGCTTTGTTCCATGGGCATGCTGGAGTCCAGGCGGCGGCTCGGAACTGTTGTCCAGGAAGAAGAGTGCTGGAATCTCTACGATCCCCAGGTCATCCGGTGGCGCCTGGCCTCCCCGGGACGGCTTGACCAGCTGCGCGCGCTGAACGAACTCCGCGGCGCGATAGAACCGCAAGCGGCACGGCTCGCGGCGGGCCGCATCTCGCTGGAGGACGGCAGCGAACTCGTATCGCTTGCAGCCCGGCTGTGGGCGGCCGGGCAGGGCGACAAACAGGAGCAGTTCCTCACCCTGGACATAGAGTTTCACGCTGCGGTGCTCAGGACATCGGGCAATCCCATGTTCTCCCAGCTGCACAACCTGGTGCGGGAAGTTCTCTCCGGCCGCACCGAACACGGCCTGGTGCCGCACCTTCCGCACCACGAGGCCCTGCAGCTGCATGTGGACGTGGCCAGCGCCATCCAGCGCGGTGAAGCCGAGGCTGCACACGCGGCCATGAGCAGGATCGTTGAGCAGTCCACCCAGGAAATGGGCGACATCTGGTCCCGGCATCAGGGGGATCCCGCTTAA
- a CDS encoding NAD-dependent epimerase/dehydratase family protein: MRIAVTGGSGKLGRNVVRRLVEDGHSVLNLDRTGSRSPQFAAVDLRNYGQVVDVIMGLDDRHQGFDAIVHLGAIPAPGLVPDAATFENNMLSTYNVFQAARRAGIRKIVYASSETVLGLPFDVDPPYIPVDEEYPARPESTYSLVKHLEEQMAVQMTRWDPALSIVGLRFSNVMDPEDYEEFPSFDRDAALRKWNLWGYIDARDGAQAVARALEYRTPGFEAFIIANEDTVMSRSSASLAAEVFPRVKVTKELGEHETLLSIDKAKRLLGYAPEHSWRNYHSTRTTPTED, from the coding sequence GTGAGAATTGCCGTAACGGGAGGCAGCGGAAAACTTGGACGGAACGTGGTCCGCAGGCTTGTGGAGGACGGCCATTCCGTCCTCAACCTGGACCGGACGGGGAGCCGGAGTCCACAGTTCGCCGCCGTGGATCTGCGCAACTACGGGCAGGTCGTTGACGTCATCATGGGCCTGGATGACCGGCACCAGGGCTTCGATGCGATAGTCCATCTGGGTGCCATTCCGGCTCCGGGCCTGGTGCCGGACGCCGCCACCTTCGAAAACAACATGCTGTCCACCTACAACGTGTTCCAGGCCGCGCGCAGGGCCGGCATCAGGAAAATCGTGTACGCGTCCAGTGAGACGGTGCTGGGACTGCCGTTCGACGTCGACCCTCCCTACATCCCCGTGGACGAGGAGTATCCGGCCCGGCCGGAAAGCACCTACTCGCTGGTGAAGCACCTGGAGGAGCAGATGGCCGTCCAGATGACGCGGTGGGACCCGGCGCTGAGCATCGTTGGCCTCCGGTTCTCCAACGTCATGGATCCGGAGGACTACGAGGAGTTTCCGTCCTTTGACCGGGACGCGGCCCTGCGCAAGTGGAACCTCTGGGGCTACATCGATGCGCGCGACGGCGCGCAGGCGGTGGCACGCGCGCTGGAATACCGCACACCGGGGTTCGAGGCGTTCATCATTGCCAACGAGGACACCGTCATGAGCCGCTCCAGCGCCAGCCTGGCGGCGGAGGTGTTCCCTCGGGTGAAGGTGACGAAGGAGCTCGGCGAGCATGAAACCCTGCTGTCCATCGACAAGGCCAAGCGGCTCCTCGGCTACGCGCCCGAGCACAGCTGGCGGAACTACCACTCGACCCGCACCACGCCCACCGAGGACTGA
- a CDS encoding GAF and ANTAR domain-containing protein, which yields MASESTAKPETSITEHLNELVLSSSDVGEFLHELARISARSLSEPGDEVLCGVTLLRHRKAATVASSSPEAQAMDEIQYDFGDGPCMTASREQVTIHITDLENHDRWKSYAEKVVGYGVRSILAIPFVLEGETRAALNLYSHRKGRFEGRVLELAQDFVSQTSMALRLAVRFAHYSDAAANLKATLETRTVIDVAVGVIMAQNRCSQEEAFELLKAASSTRNIKLHSVATSIVDSLGQGPAKTHYQG from the coding sequence GTGGCCAGCGAGTCGACCGCAAAACCTGAAACCTCAATCACGGAGCACCTCAACGAGCTTGTGCTCAGCAGCTCCGACGTGGGCGAATTCCTCCATGAACTTGCCCGGATCTCCGCCCGCAGCCTCTCCGAACCCGGCGACGAGGTCCTCTGCGGCGTGACCCTGCTGCGGCACCGCAAGGCAGCAACCGTAGCAAGCAGCAGCCCCGAGGCGCAGGCCATGGACGAGATCCAGTACGACTTCGGCGACGGCCCCTGCATGACGGCGTCGCGCGAGCAGGTCACGATCCATATCACGGACCTGGAAAACCACGATCGCTGGAAGAGCTACGCCGAGAAGGTCGTGGGGTACGGCGTGCGCTCCATCCTCGCCATCCCGTTTGTGCTCGAGGGCGAGACCCGGGCCGCCCTGAACCTTTACTCGCACCGAAAGGGCCGCTTCGAGGGCCGGGTCCTGGAACTGGCGCAGGACTTCGTCAGCCAGACCTCAATGGCCCTCCGGCTGGCCGTCCGCTTCGCCCATTACAGCGACGCCGCGGCCAACCTCAAGGCCACGCTGGAAACCAGGACGGTAATCGACGTCGCCGTTGGCGTGATCATGGCGCAGAACAGGTGCAGCCAGGAGGAAGCCTTCGAGCTGCTCAAAGCAGCGTCGAGCACCCGCAACATCAAGTTGCACAGCGTTGCGACGTCGATCGTTGACTCGCTGGGCCAAGGCCCGGCGAAGACCCACTATCAAGGCTAA
- a CDS encoding Hsp20/alpha crystallin family protein, with amino-acid sequence MTNIFRRAGVDIPEPFRRFLEGDMDAWLRVEEYREAGSLVVKAEAPGIDPDNDVDITLAGSQLQITVRREEKSEHKDKEGYRSEFRFGTFSRTVSLPGPVNQEDIRASYTDGVLEVRVPLSEEPAAGARKVRVSRGAGTGGTGTGGSRDMGQEPEGQSFGGP; translated from the coding sequence ATGACCAACATATTCAGGCGGGCCGGCGTGGATATCCCGGAACCCTTCCGCCGTTTCCTGGAGGGGGATATGGACGCGTGGCTCCGGGTGGAGGAATACCGGGAAGCCGGTTCCTTGGTGGTAAAGGCCGAAGCACCGGGCATCGATCCTGACAATGACGTCGACATCACCCTCGCCGGCAGCCAGCTGCAGATCACAGTCCGCCGTGAAGAAAAATCGGAGCACAAGGACAAGGAAGGGTACCGATCGGAATTTCGCTTCGGCACGTTTTCGCGAACGGTAAGCCTTCCCGGCCCGGTGAACCAGGAGGACATCCGCGCCTCGTACACCGACGGCGTTCTGGAAGTTCGCGTTCCGCTGTCCGAGGAGCCCGCTGCCGGAGCCAGGAAGGTCCGAGTCTCCAGGGGTGCGGGAACTGGCGGTACCGGAACCGGGGGTTCACGGGACATGGGTCAGGAACCCGAAGGGCAGAGTTTCGGTGGCCCCTAG
- a CDS encoding TetR/AcrR family transcriptional regulator — MSAPDATGDALLPLGVRTGHSEPVDRILATAYELFSHRGVRDVGINELIERSGVAKSTFYRHFPSKDALVLAFLALRDQVWTVDLIVSEARRRGTTPEGRLLAIFDVFGDWFQRDDFEACTFINVLLEMGPDHPLGEASIGYLARIRGHIQALAEEAGLERPDEFARSWHILMKGSIISATEGDFLASKRAQQMAGWLIGHHRS, encoded by the coding sequence ATGAGTGCTCCTGATGCAACCGGGGATGCCTTGCTTCCTCTAGGAGTGCGTACCGGCCATAGTGAACCAGTGGACCGGATCCTGGCCACCGCCTACGAACTTTTTTCCCACCGTGGTGTCCGCGACGTCGGAATCAATGAGCTGATTGAACGGTCGGGCGTGGCCAAGTCCACGTTCTACCGCCACTTTCCCTCCAAGGACGCACTGGTTCTGGCTTTTCTCGCACTCCGTGACCAGGTTTGGACCGTGGACCTGATTGTCTCCGAGGCGAGGCGCAGGGGGACCACCCCCGAAGGGCGCCTGCTGGCCATCTTTGACGTCTTCGGTGACTGGTTCCAGCGTGACGATTTTGAGGCGTGCACCTTCATCAACGTCCTCCTGGAGATGGGCCCGGATCATCCGCTTGGCGAGGCCAGCATCGGTTACCTCGCCAGAATCCGCGGGCACATCCAGGCGCTCGCCGAGGAGGCGGGACTCGAACGCCCTGACGAATTCGCGCGCTCCTGGCACATCCTGATGAAGGGCTCCATCATCTCCGCAACGGAAGGCGACTTCCTCGCTTCCAAGCGGGCGCAGCAGATGGCAGGCTGGCTGATCGGGCACCACCGGAGCTGA
- a CDS encoding sensor histidine kinase produces MNQSATLEEVVEVGGVITDRQPLDFYRLGLAGCIDRLTVPLRREGTCVHWETPHHGVEISSGCASVLYQSAQEALSNTFRHAHATDVTVRLTAVFHGIRLMVADNGTGFESVSPAAGHVNGHGLRTISQAVDEVGGTVDITSAPGTGTAITITIPLD; encoded by the coding sequence ATGAACCAATCAGCAACTCTCGAGGAAGTCGTCGAAGTCGGCGGTGTCATCACCGATCGCCAGCCGCTGGACTTTTACCGGCTGGGGCTCGCCGGCTGCATCGACAGGCTCACAGTCCCCCTGCGCCGCGAGGGTACCTGCGTGCACTGGGAGACTCCCCACCACGGCGTGGAGATCTCGTCCGGCTGCGCGTCGGTGCTTTACCAGTCCGCACAGGAGGCGCTGAGCAACACGTTCAGGCATGCGCACGCCACCGATGTCACTGTCCGGCTTACCGCCGTATTCCACGGCATCCGCCTCATGGTCGCCGACAACGGCACGGGCTTCGAATCGGTTTCGCCTGCAGCGGGACACGTCAACGGCCACGGACTCAGGACCATCTCGCAGGCGGTCGATGAAGTGGGCGGGACCGTGGACATCACCTCGGCTCCGGGCACCGGCACGGCCATCACCATCACCATTCCGCTCGACTGA
- a CDS encoding nucleoside/nucleotide kinase family protein, whose amino-acid sequence MTLPNAEPRAVRAFESVEIQQALAGLRSRLSTGRRILLGVAGSPGSGKSTFSACLADALGPESALVVPMDGFHLGNAIIDGTPLRQRKGAPDTFDVGGYLSLLQRLARRDEDVVYAPDFRRTIDEPVAASLAIPAALPVIITEGNYLLSSDPRWQQVRAQLDEVWFIDTPHELRLARLVKRHMFYGMDRAAAEAWANGPDAANARLIEATRSRADRIIPWF is encoded by the coding sequence ATGACCCTGCCGAACGCCGAGCCCCGCGCCGTCCGGGCTTTCGAATCCGTGGAAATCCAGCAGGCTCTGGCCGGACTACGCAGCCGGCTGAGCACTGGAAGGCGGATTCTCCTCGGTGTGGCTGGTTCCCCGGGGTCCGGAAAATCCACCTTCTCGGCCTGCCTGGCCGACGCACTCGGCCCCGAGTCCGCCCTTGTGGTGCCCATGGACGGTTTTCACCTGGGCAACGCCATTATTGACGGCACTCCCCTACGGCAGCGCAAAGGCGCGCCGGACACGTTCGACGTCGGGGGCTACCTTTCGCTCCTGCAGCGGCTTGCGCGCCGGGACGAGGACGTGGTGTATGCGCCCGACTTCCGGCGGACAATCGATGAGCCCGTGGCCGCATCGCTGGCCATCCCGGCCGCCCTCCCCGTCATCATCACCGAGGGCAACTACCTGCTCAGCTCCGATCCCCGCTGGCAGCAGGTGCGGGCACAGTTGGATGAGGTGTGGTTCATCGACACGCCGCATGAACTGCGCCTTGCCCGGCTGGTTAAACGGCACATGTTCTATGGCATGGACCGCGCTGCGGCCGAGGCCTGGGCAAACGGGCCGGACGCGGCCAATGCGCGCCTGATCGAAGCCACACGCTCCCGCGCCGACAGGATCATCCCCTGGTTTTAG
- a CDS encoding LLM class flavin-dependent oxidoreductase — translation MKRIGFLSFGHWGPVQGSRTRTARDALLQGIELAVAAEELGIDGAFFRVHHFARQQASPFPLLAAAAARTSRIELGTAVIDMRYENPLYMAEEAAATDLISGGRLQLGISRGSPEPARNGAGAFGHVPRNGETDADMARRHAEEFRRAIAGAGVVEADPRYAGGATGLLPVQPRSEGLPERIWWGAGTRKTAVWAAEQGMNLMSSTLLTEDTGVPFHELQAEQIAMFRGAWAAAGHGHEPRVSVSRSVLPLVDDEDRQYFGLSALREGRDQVGALDGTLSRFGKSYIGEPDVIARELAADTAVQAADTLLLTVPNQLGVEYNAKLLGTIARHVAPALGWAPVRA, via the coding sequence ATGAAACGAATTGGCTTCCTGTCCTTCGGCCACTGGGGACCGGTGCAGGGTTCCCGCACAAGGACTGCTCGGGATGCGCTGCTGCAGGGGATTGAGCTGGCCGTGGCCGCGGAGGAGCTTGGCATCGATGGCGCGTTTTTCCGTGTGCACCATTTTGCGCGCCAGCAGGCGTCACCGTTCCCGCTGCTTGCGGCGGCCGCAGCCCGCACCAGCCGCATTGAGCTCGGCACTGCGGTCATCGACATGCGGTACGAGAATCCGCTGTACATGGCGGAGGAGGCCGCGGCAACGGACCTCATCAGCGGCGGCCGGCTCCAGCTCGGCATCAGCAGGGGTTCACCCGAGCCCGCACGGAACGGTGCGGGGGCATTCGGCCATGTGCCGCGAAACGGCGAGACGGACGCCGACATGGCACGCCGGCATGCGGAGGAGTTCCGCCGGGCCATAGCCGGCGCAGGAGTGGTGGAGGCTGACCCGCGGTACGCCGGCGGCGCCACCGGGCTGCTGCCGGTCCAGCCCCGGTCCGAGGGGCTGCCCGAACGGATCTGGTGGGGCGCCGGGACCCGGAAAACGGCGGTCTGGGCGGCCGAGCAGGGGATGAACCTGATGAGTTCCACCCTGCTGACCGAGGATACCGGGGTGCCGTTCCACGAGCTCCAGGCCGAGCAGATCGCGATGTTCCGCGGAGCGTGGGCGGCGGCCGGGCATGGCCATGAGCCGCGGGTTTCAGTCAGCCGCAGCGTCCTGCCGCTGGTCGACGACGAGGACCGGCAGTACTTCGGCCTGAGTGCCCTCCGCGAAGGCAGGGACCAGGTGGGTGCCCTCGACGGCACCCTTTCCCGCTTCGGCAAAAGCTATATCGGGGAGCCGGACGTCATCGCCCGGGAACTCGCCGCCGACACCGCGGTGCAGGCCGCGGACACGCTCCTGCTCACCGTCCCCAACCAGCTCGGCGTGGAGTACAACGCCAAACTCCTGGGGACCATCGCCCGGCACGTGGCCCCGGCGCTGGGATGGGCACCCGTGCGGGCGTAA
- a CDS encoding alpha/beta fold hydrolase: MAFITVGQENSTDIELYYEDHGTGQAVVLIHGYPLDGSSWEKQTAALLDAGYRVITYDRRGFGKSSKPTAGYDYDTFAGDLNTVLTTLDLNDAVLVGFSMGTGEVARYLSTFGSARVSKAAFLGSLEPYLLQADDNPTGVPQSVFDGLAEAVKADRYAFFTEFFKNFYNSDTFLGTPRLSEESVKASWNLAASSGAFASVAAQPTWITDFRADIPKIDVPALIVHGTADNILPIDATGREFTKALPEADYVEIDGAPHGLLWTHAAEVNETLLGFLRK, translated from the coding sequence ATGGCTTTCATCACCGTTGGACAGGAAAACAGCACCGATATCGAGCTCTACTACGAAGACCACGGAACCGGACAGGCTGTTGTCCTCATCCACGGCTATCCCCTGGACGGATCCTCCTGGGAGAAGCAGACCGCCGCCTTGCTCGACGCCGGCTACCGCGTCATCACGTACGACCGCCGCGGCTTCGGCAAGTCCAGCAAGCCCACCGCCGGCTACGATTACGACACCTTCGCGGGCGACCTCAACACCGTTCTGACCACCCTGGACCTCAACGACGCGGTGCTGGTGGGCTTCTCCATGGGAACAGGCGAGGTGGCCCGGTACCTCTCTACGTTCGGGTCGGCCCGCGTGTCCAAGGCTGCCTTCCTGGGATCGCTGGAGCCCTACCTCCTGCAGGCCGACGACAACCCCACCGGGGTGCCGCAGTCGGTCTTCGATGGCCTTGCCGAGGCAGTCAAAGCGGACCGTTACGCCTTCTTCACCGAGTTCTTCAAGAACTTCTACAACAGCGACACCTTCCTGGGCACGCCCCGCCTGAGCGAGGAGTCCGTCAAGGCCAGCTGGAACCTCGCCGCCAGCTCCGGTGCATTCGCCTCGGTGGCCGCCCAGCCCACCTGGATCACCGACTTCCGCGCCGATATCCCGAAGATCGATGTCCCGGCCCTGATCGTGCACGGCACGGCGGACAACATCCTGCCGATTGACGCCACCGGCCGGGAGTTCACCAAGGCCCTGCCGGAGGCCGACTACGTGGAGATCGACGGCGCCCCGCACGGCCTCCTCTGGACCCACGCAGCAGAGGTCAACGAGACCCTGCTCGGCTTCCTGCGCAAGTAG
- a CDS encoding Ig-like domain-containing protein — MSAGAAASETGAGAPAARYIVRYSAGTDVSSAVRNLGSRNIAVGRTFAKAIKGAVVTATPGQAAGLLRSAGVAAVELDAPVTAADTQQSATWGLDRIDQRTLPLSGTYTSASTGAGVSAYVVDSGVLSAHAEFGGRVAPGWSAISDGLGTGDCNGHGTHVAGTIAGKTYGVAKAATVVPVRVLDCNGSGFNSDVIAGLEWVASHHQAGTPAVANLSLGSSTSAMVDAAVQGIISDGVTAMVAAGNSATDACNSSPARVAGALTVAASDSADKQAAFSNYGSCVDLFAPGVSIKSASSSSTTATALMSGTSMASPHVAGAAAVVLSRSPGLAPADVAAKLLSEATSGAVSAATAGTPNRLLFTDSSAAVLTAPSVSALTPAANSSGAAVAANVTATFRTAVQGVNGSTFVLRNAAGAAVAAAVSYDAATRTATLNPGGLLDASQKYTATMTGGPSAVRDAAGTPFVTGSWSFITAAAPTVTARTPGANGTAVAAGSNITATFSTAVQGVTGNSFLVKNAAGTVVPAAVTYSATTRTATLNPAAILANDAKYTVTLSGGAAAIRDTAGTPLTTTSWTFTTGPAPVITAMTPRPGATLVRRPSNIAVTFSEAIQGASTTTVTLKNAATGATVTATVSRNGSTNQWILDPSATLAARTKYAVTVTGGSTAVRDLAGNPLKSAGWTFTTGSL, encoded by the coding sequence GTGTCAGCCGGTGCTGCCGCCTCCGAAACCGGGGCGGGAGCACCGGCTGCCCGCTACATCGTGCGCTACTCCGCCGGGACCGACGTTTCCTCGGCCGTGCGGAACCTGGGCTCGAGGAACATCGCCGTGGGACGCACGTTCGCCAAAGCCATCAAGGGCGCCGTGGTGACGGCAACGCCCGGGCAGGCGGCAGGCCTGTTACGCTCGGCGGGCGTTGCCGCCGTCGAACTGGATGCCCCTGTGACGGCCGCCGACACCCAGCAGTCCGCAACGTGGGGCCTGGACCGTATTGATCAGCGCACCCTGCCGCTGTCCGGGACCTACACCTCGGCGTCCACCGGCGCCGGCGTGAGCGCGTACGTGGTCGACTCCGGCGTGCTGTCTGCGCACGCGGAGTTCGGCGGCCGCGTTGCTCCGGGGTGGTCGGCGATTTCCGACGGACTGGGCACAGGGGACTGCAACGGCCACGGCACGCACGTTGCCGGCACCATCGCGGGAAAGACCTACGGCGTGGCCAAGGCGGCCACCGTGGTTCCCGTCCGCGTGCTGGACTGCAATGGCTCAGGCTTCAACTCGGATGTGATTGCCGGGCTGGAGTGGGTGGCCTCGCACCACCAGGCCGGAACCCCGGCGGTGGCTAACCTGAGCCTCGGCAGCAGCACCAGCGCCATGGTGGACGCTGCGGTGCAGGGCATCATCAGCGACGGCGTCACCGCAATGGTAGCCGCCGGAAATTCCGCAACCGATGCGTGCAACAGCTCCCCGGCCCGCGTTGCCGGCGCGCTGACCGTTGCCGCGAGCGACTCCGCGGACAAGCAGGCGGCGTTCTCCAACTACGGCAGCTGCGTTGACCTGTTCGCGCCGGGCGTCAGCATTAAGTCCGCCTCCTCCAGCTCGACCACGGCGACGGCCCTGATGAGCGGCACCTCGATGGCATCCCCGCACGTTGCTGGCGCCGCAGCGGTGGTGCTGTCCCGGTCGCCGGGCCTGGCGCCGGCGGACGTGGCGGCGAAGCTGCTTTCCGAAGCCACCTCCGGCGCGGTCTCCGCAGCCACCGCGGGAACACCTAACCGGTTGCTGTTCACCGACTCTTCCGCTGCCGTCCTCACCGCACCGTCCGTGTCCGCGCTCACCCCGGCGGCCAACTCCTCAGGCGCCGCCGTGGCAGCAAACGTTACCGCCACCTTCCGTACCGCCGTCCAGGGCGTAAACGGTTCCACCTTCGTCCTTCGGAACGCCGCCGGCGCAGCGGTGGCCGCTGCCGTCAGCTACGACGCCGCCACGCGTACCGCAACGCTGAACCCCGGGGGGCTGCTCGACGCGTCGCAGAAATACACGGCAACAATGACCGGCGGACCCTCGGCCGTCCGCGACGCCGCAGGCACCCCGTTCGTGACGGGCAGCTGGTCCTTCATCACCGCCGCAGCCCCGACGGTCACGGCGCGCACGCCCGGTGCGAACGGCACCGCCGTTGCCGCCGGAAGCAACATCACGGCCACCTTCAGCACGGCTGTCCAGGGCGTTACCGGCAACAGCTTCCTCGTGAAGAACGCGGCCGGGACCGTGGTGCCGGCTGCCGTTACCTACAGCGCCACCACCCGGACTGCGACCCTGAACCCCGCAGCCATCCTCGCCAACGATGCCAAGTACACGGTGACGCTCAGCGGGGGAGCCGCCGCCATCCGCGACACCGCAGGCACCCCGCTGACAACTACCAGCTGGACGTTCACCACCGGCCCCGCCCCGGTCATCACGGCCATGACGCCGCGTCCGGGCGCCACGCTGGTGCGACGGCCCAGCAACATCGCGGTGACCTTCAGTGAGGCCATCCAGGGCGCAAGCACCACCACCGTCACGCTCAAGAACGCCGCCACCGGTGCCACGGTGACGGCCACCGTTTCCCGCAACGGCAGCACGAACCAGTGGATTCTGGACCCCTCGGCTACCCTGGCCGCGCGGACCAAATACGCGGTGACCGTGACCGGGGGCTCCACGGCCGTCCGTGACCTGGCGGGCAACCCGCTGAAATCGGCTGGCTGGACCTTCACCACCGGTTCTCTCTGA
- a CDS encoding magnesium and cobalt transport protein CorA has protein sequence MAIIDNAVYVDGHRTADPEGLEETYFLLRQREGMAWIGLYRPDPRELRSVADEFDLSPLAVEDALTGHQRAKLEHYGETLFLVLRPARYLDDVEKVEFGEIHVFAGPDFVVTVRRAESPDLARVRRRMESQPEFLALGPDAVLYAILDQVVDEYEPVAAGLENDIDEIEDELFGADPEVSRRIYELSRQVITVQRATGPLAGILQALVTGTPDHHPGPELQDHLRDVLDHVLRLNDRIASFRALLQNALAVNAALVAQRQNDEMRRLTESSFAQSEQVKRISSWAAILFAPTLIGTIYGMNFHTMPELDWIFGYPMALGLMIGMGLVLYATFKHNNWI, from the coding sequence GTGGCCATCATCGACAACGCGGTGTACGTGGATGGGCACCGGACGGCGGATCCCGAAGGACTGGAGGAGACATACTTCCTGCTGCGGCAACGCGAGGGCATGGCCTGGATCGGGCTCTACCGGCCGGACCCGCGCGAACTGCGGTCAGTGGCGGACGAATTCGACCTGAGCCCGCTTGCGGTTGAAGATGCGCTGACCGGGCACCAGCGCGCCAAGCTGGAGCATTACGGTGAAACGCTCTTCCTGGTCCTGCGCCCGGCGCGGTACCTCGACGACGTCGAAAAGGTGGAGTTCGGCGAGATCCACGTTTTTGCCGGCCCGGACTTCGTGGTTACTGTCCGCCGTGCGGAGTCCCCGGACCTGGCACGGGTCCGCCGCCGCATGGAATCGCAGCCGGAGTTCCTTGCCCTGGGTCCCGATGCCGTGCTGTACGCCATCCTGGACCAGGTGGTTGACGAGTACGAGCCGGTTGCGGCAGGCCTGGAAAACGACATCGACGAGATCGAGGACGAACTGTTCGGCGCGGACCCTGAGGTGTCCCGCCGAATCTACGAACTGTCCCGCCAGGTCATCACGGTGCAGCGGGCCACCGGGCCGCTCGCCGGAATCCTGCAGGCACTGGTCACCGGAACGCCGGACCACCACCCCGGCCCCGAACTCCAGGACCACCTCCGCGATGTGCTGGACCACGTCCTGCGGCTCAATGACCGGATCGCATCCTTCCGGGCCCTGCTGCAGAACGCGCTCGCGGTCAATGCGGCCCTCGTTGCCCAGCGCCAGAACGACGAGATGCGCCGCCTCACCGAGTCCAGCTTCGCGCAGAGCGAGCAGGTCAAGAGGATCTCTTCCTGGGCGGCCATCCTCTTCGCCCCCACGCTCATCGGCACCATCTACGGGATGAACTTCCATACGATGCCTGAACTGGACTGGATCTTCGGCTATCCCATGGCGCTGGGGCTGATGATCGGCATGGGACTGGTCCTGTACGCCACGTTCAAGCACAACAACTGGATCTAG
- a CDS encoding cupin domain-containing protein, which yields MTANFVTALAVKSFNEPDKKRCPDKAEVDLVSVNDFSVARLILAPGWRWSECTKPTEQTPFCQHNHLGFCISGVMEVETPEGARSSIRANDTYAIPPGHDEWVVGSEPFVAVEFLGAASFGRPVSRGLHARI from the coding sequence ATGACCGCCAATTTCGTTACCGCCCTTGCCGTCAAATCCTTCAATGAACCGGACAAGAAGAGGTGCCCGGACAAAGCCGAGGTGGACCTGGTCAGCGTCAACGACTTCTCCGTTGCCCGGCTGATCCTCGCCCCCGGCTGGCGCTGGTCCGAATGCACCAAGCCCACCGAACAAACGCCCTTCTGCCAGCACAACCACCTCGGGTTCTGCATCTCCGGTGTCATGGAGGTGGAGACACCTGAGGGGGCCCGCTCCTCGATCCGCGCCAATGACACCTATGCGATTCCTCCGGGACACGATGAGTGGGTGGTGGGTTCCGAGCCGTTCGTGGCCGTTGAGTTCCTCGGCGCGGCATCGTTCGGGCGGCCGGTCAGCCGCGGCCTGCACGCCCGCATCTGA